A section of the Ignavibacteriales bacterium genome encodes:
- a CDS encoding glycosyltransferase family 2 protein, translating into MKISFVIVNFNTGNILQECVESVFKYEDTSLFEVIIVDNGSTDDSPGIIEEIAKKYSNVEAIFLKKDDGFSRANNIGYDKTSGEYVLVMNPDIIFTESILQKLMNDIEDDKELGAVCPLLVGRDGNFQRNYFQRYPTLMQFILFHSIFGKFFHRFPSLMNRYLENQDIDTKSGKIEEVEQIPFAFFMTTREIFEGAGKMDEGYKLFFEDVDLSYQIHKKFKLGVDTSLRVTHLGGESFKTEDNWWLYGRFITGMKYFFSKNYGWMRTFLLKVSTFINSFLIISIENLKRLFGGKESYRLKKHRYFLKLQREEN; encoded by the coding sequence ATGAAAATATCTTTCGTAATAGTGAATTTTAATACCGGCAATATCCTGCAGGAATGCGTGGAATCGGTCTTTAAATACGAAGATACCTCATTATTCGAAGTGATAATTGTTGATAACGGTTCAACTGATGACTCACCAGGGATAATAGAAGAAATAGCGAAGAAATATTCAAATGTTGAAGCGATCTTTTTAAAGAAGGATGATGGGTTTTCACGGGCAAACAATATTGGGTATGATAAAACGTCGGGTGAATATGTTCTTGTTATGAACCCGGACATAATATTTACTGAGAGCATTTTACAAAAACTAATGAATGACATCGAGGATGATAAAGAGTTAGGGGCAGTGTGCCCGCTTTTAGTCGGAAGAGATGGGAATTTTCAGAGAAATTATTTTCAAAGGTATCCGACGCTGATGCAGTTCATTCTATTCCATTCAATATTCGGGAAATTCTTTCACCGTTTCCCGTCCCTTATGAACAGGTACCTCGAAAATCAAGATATAGATACAAAATCAGGAAAGATAGAAGAAGTAGAGCAAATACCCTTTGCATTCTTTATGACAACAAGAGAGATATTTGAAGGTGCAGGCAAGATGGATGAAGGTTACAAATTATTTTTTGAGGATGTAGACCTGAGCTACCAGATACATAAAAAATTTAAACTTGGCGTAGATACTTCACTTCGCGTTACACATTTAGGCGGAGAGAGCTTTAAAACGGAAGATAACTGGTGGCTGTACGGGAGATTCATCACAGGGATGAAATACTTTTTCAGTAAAAACTACGGATGGATGAGAACATTCCTTTTAAAAGTATCTACTTTTATAAATTCATTTTTAATAATTTCAATCGAGAACCTAAAACGACTATTCGGTGGAAAAGAGTCATACAGGCTCAAAAAGCACAGGTATTTTCTAAAATTACAAAGAGAAGAAAATTAA